The Siniperca chuatsi isolate FFG_IHB_CAS linkage group LG9, ASM2008510v1, whole genome shotgun sequence genome includes a region encoding these proteins:
- the LOC122881997 gene encoding glutamate receptor ionotropic, NMDA 2D isoform X1, with product MVAIPTLSLLLVLAEWAGLVDASPHLLLRPSPRERDAGAMMNFNIAVIHAGATVQAEAAVAGPGGRVLYPGFGRVYGSLGESVVTQWGSANVIWLQVNDSSPKTVLSQLCELLAARPLQGLVYEEERPPRTAWGPLAPMLEFVSAQTGLPIVAVGGGAGLGRMPQESGSIFLQFSSSTALQLEVIFEVLEEYDWTAFSVVSTRHHGYQDFLSVVEGLTDGSFIGWEKKSVVILNVTDDPGGSRTRRLLKENEAQVRLLYCSQEEAELVFRAAWAAGQAGASHMWFAVGPALSGLGMENLPRALFAVRPQGWRDEPRRRIARGVSVLTHGAVAMRKDYGTTGGPNFVTNCMTDANQTQRLRGRMRYFSNITLGGRDYSFNGDGYLSNPFLDVISWTPGRGWEDVGWWENGVLRLRYPAWSRYGPFLKPPDDAQHLRVVTLEERPFVIVELADPASGTCIRDSVPCRRPLNASAIHEGVAPMKQCCKGFCIDILKRLAKIVGFTYDLYLVTNGKHGKKIDGVWNGMIGEVVYKRADMAIGSLTINEERSEVVDFSVPFVETGISVMVSRSNGTVSPSAFLEPYSPAVWVMMFVMCLTVVAVTVFIFEFFSPVGYNRSLETGKKAGGSTFTIGKSVWLLWAIVFNNSVPVENPRGTTSKIMVLIWAFFAVIFLASYTANLAAFMIQEEYIDTVSGLSDKKFQHPEEQYPPLKFGTVPNGSTEKNIRSNYPDMHQYMGKYNQRGVEDAILNLKTGKLDAFIYDAAVLNYMARKDEGCKVMTIGSGKVFATTGYGIALHKNSRWKRPLDLALLQLVGDDEIEMLERLWLSGICHNDKIEVMSSKLDIDNMAGVFYMLLVAMGLSLLVFAWEHLVYWKLRHCMATSSGKLDFLLAISRGMYSCCSFEDETAPGGAKSLPTHHHSTMVTVPSQPHVVPTSMTNPAIVMAQQQPPPQQQQPQPVYKTPLPGSPPTVVHSGTALGPSNTPIAGAPLPCSTFLPRPDRRLAVVDRWRLPKSATATNPMAVRGAITDMGPFAQKVPPNWASTTGGGGGLDGYKRYYGPIDPEGLGPCMEQQAGSQTPKTMPRGHPQPPPASVAFYSEKGMDHGVGKRVVGGGSGGQGKGAIKPLGTPRLPPKSQAPLPPTPPLPHPSPPLPSSFWRKRRPKKPKEPGGPLYENILPLGRRGGARDGVREGGGRRARPLSPPLSLPVPVPLSPSYTPPSPSASLHYTSSFSSSTTSSTSTSSSASSSRSTSPTYSYSSSRSTRDRTGGIDGEDDDDDEELTEESSLLLGRGRERERSIIRPRSFSHGRLPPPIPPRKPRTSWGDRERERERERGGSQLSQLQEWWASWSERERSGAGGDAERQKREKKRRKEKEKEKKKKKKNKKRKKREERERERERERKRRKVKKKKKKALKTKKRKKSTGGRRSEPEEGDVEPEREGEAEGEREGGIQDFSSFSAQYRSTFGEKGRDSWEGERERGRREGGDEGNDREQEDGSRSRERRPKTSRPHSRHHTPNKRYPNLNKLPASVKFWVNGKGDDSNTPPTSLHPLLPSSKRRRSGGIDREDSGRLGERRPLLMHYEKEKAQTREGLSFHEWDSEDDEDDDDDEEEEERERVRERGEERGRRAGRGAVSESERDRARAEDSYSDEGSSGEFGRFERYWEGGAGGSSTGIGGIGGGGWFFGTYPSREKGGSINSRDDSLLGTRAEGWIGADFWGSGPGVGWGSGGGSGGLGSQWPPPPAAFPPPRRYWSMDKIPVKGEKKWKSGGGKSKGRARDRGEEAGRATICSCSLYPQPHPYPHPHSRSHTSHSKRGATALSHSQEELLPHCHSFSGVSRPKPLPPKPDPNQAKSGSQSNLSLSTQPTDHPPQPSPSPTQQPSMSPTSLPMPIPPPPSSSSVSPPAGVGMAGQSQAQASASAKLQYQRLRSVPQPRRFYSPHLPLKAKSLCSRRGSAHFSSLESEV from the exons ATGGTCGCCATacctactctctctctcctattGGTCCTGGCAGAGTGGGCAGGTCTGGTGGACGCCTCCCCCCACCTCCTGCTCCGGCCCAGCCCACGGGAGCGTGATGCAGGGGCCATGATGAACTTCAACATCGCCGTGATCCACGCTGGTGCTACGGTGCAGGCGGAGGCGGCGGTGGCGGGGCCTGGGGGAAGGGTGCTCTACCCCGGCTTTGGCCGGGTATACGGCTCCCTGGGGGAGAGCGTGGTCACCCAGTGGGGCTCTGCTAACGTCATCTGGCTACAG GTGAACGACAGTAGTCCTAAGACGGTGCTGTCCCAGCTGTGTGAGTTGCTTGCGGCGCGGCCCCTGCAGGGTCTGGTTTATGAAGAGGAGAGGCCCCCTCGCACGGCCTGGGGTCCTTTGGCCCCCATGCTGGAGTTTGTCTCTGCGCAAACAGGACTGCCCATAGTGGCTGTAGGAGGGGGAGCGGGGCTGGGGAGGATGCCACAG GAATCAGGTTCCATCTTTCTCCAGTTCAGCTCCTCTACTGCCCTCCAATTAGAGGTCATCTTTGAGGTGCTGGAGGAGTATGATTGGACAGCCTTTTCCGTGGTGTCCACGCGTCACCATGGCTACCAGGATTTCCTGTCTGTGGTGGAGGGCCTGACGGATGGCTCGTTCATTGGCTGGGAGAAGAAGAGTGTGGTGATCCTGAACGTGACCGACGACCCTGGGGGGTCACGCACACGCAGGCTGCTGAAGGAGAATGAGGCGCAG GTACGTTTGCTGTACTGCTCCCAAGAGGAGGCCGAGCTGGTCTTCCGAGCTGCCTGGGCCGCCGGTCAGGCCGGAGCCTCGCACATGTGGTTTGCTGTGGGGCCAGCTCTCTCAGGTTTGGGCATGGAGAACCTGCCCCGGGCTCTGTTTGCCGTACGGCCCCAGGGCTGGAGGGACGAACCTCGCCGGAGGATTGCTcggggtgtgtctgtgttgactCATGGGGCAGTGGCGATGCGCAAAGATTACGGAACCACGGGTGGGCCAAACTTTGTCACCAACTGCATGACGGATGCCAATCAGACTCAGAGACTGCGGGGCAGGATGAG GTATTTCAGCAACATCACGCTTGGCGGTCGAGACTACTCCTTCAATGGTGACGGTTACCTGTCCAACCCCTTCCTGGATGTAATTTCCTGGACACCTGGACGTGGATGGGAAGAT GTAGGTTGGTGGGAGAACGGTGTGCTGAGGCTTCGGTACCCAGCCTGGTCCCGCTATGGGCCATTCCTTAAACCACCTGATGATGCCCAGCACCTGCGTGTTGTCACACTGGAGGAAAGGCCATTTGTCATTGTGGAGCTGGCAGACCCCGCATCCGGGACCTGCATCCGTGACTCAGTGCCCTGCAGACGACCCCTTAATGCCAG TGCCATCCATGAGGGTGTGGCTCCCATGAAGCAGTGCTGCAAGGGCTTCTGCATTGACATCCTCAAGAGATTGGCCAAGATTGTTGGCTTCACCTATGACCTTTACTTAGTGACCAATGGGAAACATGGGAAGAAAATTGATGGGGTTTGGAACGGCATGATTGGAgag GTGGTATACAAGCGAGCGGACATGGCCATTGGCTCACTGACTATCAATGAGGAGAGATCGGAGGTCGTAGATTTCTCTGTCCCATTTGTGGAGACGGGGATCAGTGTAATGGTCTCTCGTAGCAACGGAACTGTATCACCATCTGCTTTCTTAG AGCCCTACAGTCCAGCGGTGTGGGTGATGATGTTCGTCATGTGCCTGACCGTGGTGGCTGTGACCGTCTTCATTTTTGAGTTCTTCAGCCCTGTGGGCTACAACCGCAGTCTCGAGACTGGCAAGA AAGCTGGAGGGTCTACTTTTACTATAGGAAAATCTGTATGGCTTTTGTGGGCCATTGTCTTCAACAACTCTGTGCCAGTGGAGAACCCCAGAGGAACCACCAGCAAGATCATGGTGCTCATCTGGGCCTTCTTTGCTGTCATCTTTCTGGCCTCCTACACTGCTAACTTGGCTGCCTTCATGATCCAGGAGGAGTACATTGACACAGTGTCAGGCCTCTCGGACAAGAAG TTTCAGCATCCCGAGGAGCAGTACCCACCTCTGAAGTTTGGCACGGTGCCCAACGggagcacagaaaaaaacatccgCTCCAACTATCCAGACATGCACCAGTACATGGGCAAATACAACCAGAGAGGAGTGGAGGACGCCATACTGAACCTCAAGACCGG GAAACTGGATGCTTTTATTTATGATGCTGCAGTATTGAACTATATGGCCAGGAAGGACGAAGGTTGTAAG GTGATGACCATAGGCTCGGGGAAGGTTTTTGCCACCACAGGCTACGGTATCGCCCTGCACAAAAACTCACGCTGGAAACGTCCTCTTGACCTggccctgctgcagctggtgggaGATG ATGAGATTGAAATGCTGGAGCGCCTCTGGCTGTCTGGTATCTGCCATAATGACAAAATTGAGGTGATGAGCAGTAAACTGGATATTGACAACATGGCCGGGGTCTTCTACATGCTGCTGGTGGCTATGGGCCTCAGTCTGCTGGTGTTTGCCTGGGAGCACTTGGTCTACTGGAAGCTGCGCCACTGCATGGCCACCAGTTCTGGCAAACTGGACTTTCTCCTGGCAATCAGCAGG gGCATGTATAGCTGCTGTAGCTTTGAAGATGAAACAGCGCCAGGTGGAGCTAAATCTTTGCCTACTCATCACCACAGTACAATGGTTACAGTCCCATCCCAGCCACATGTTGTCCCAACATCTATGACCAACCCAGCCATTGTCATGGCGCAACAGCAGCCACCACCGCAACAGCAGCAACCGCAGCCCGTCTACAAAACACCTCTACCGGGCTCTCCTCCCACCGTGGTGCATTCTGGGACAGCACTGGGTCCCTCCAACACCCCCATTGCTGGTGCACCCCTCCCTTGCTCCACCTTCCTGCCCCGGCCAGACCGCAGACTGGCTGTGGTGGATCGATGGAGGCTGCCCAAATCTGCTACAGCCACCAACCCAATGGCTGTAAGGGGGGCCATCACTGACATGGGACCCTTTGCACAGAAAGTCCCACCAAACTGGGCTTCAACTACTGGAGGGGGTGGGGGACTTGATGGTTATAAGAGGTACTATGGTCCCATTGACCCTGAGGGACTGGGGCCCTGCATGGAGCAGCAGGCAGGGTCCCAGACCCCCAAGACTATGCCCAGGGGCCACCCCCAACCCCCTCCAGCTAGTGTGGCCTTCTACTCAGAGAAGGGCATGGACCACGGGGTGGGGAAGAGGGTGGTGGGAGGTGGCAGCGGAGGTCAGGGGAAAGGGGCCATTAAACCTCTGGGCACTCCCAGACTGCCTCCTAAGAGTCAGGCTCCTCTGCCTCCTACACCTCCGCTGCCAcacccctctccccctctcccctcatCCTTCTGGAGGAAGCGCAGGCCCAAAAAGCCCAAAGAGCCTGGAGGGCCACTATATGAGAACATTCTACCCCTGGGGCGGAGGGGAGGAGCACGAGAtggagtgagggagggaggagggaggagggcaCGCCCCCTCTCTCCCCCGCTCTCACTTCCTGTGCCAGTTCCCCTCAGCCCCTCTTAcacccctccttctccctctgcaTCCTTGCACTATACGTCCTCGTTCTCTTCGTCGACCACCTCATCCACATCCACGTCCTCATCTGCCTCATCTTCTCGCTCCACCTCTCCCACCTACTCTTACAGCTCCTCCAGGAGCACACGAGACAGGACTGGAGGAATAGATggagaggatgatgatgatgatgaggagctGACGGAAGAGTCAAGCCTCCTCCTTGgcagggggagggagagggaacGCTCAATCATCCGGCCTCGTTCCTTCAGCCACGGGCGCCTGCCACCACCCATACCCCCCAGGAAACCACGCACATCCTGGGGTGatagagaaagggaaagagagagggagagagggggaagcCAATTGTCTCAGCTCCAAGAGTGGTGGGCAAgctggagtgagagagagaggagtggagCTGGTGGAGATGCTGAGAggcaaaaaagggaaaagaagaggagaaaagagaaggagaaagagaagaagaagaagaaaaagaataaaaagaggaaaaagagggaagaaagggaaagagagcgagagcgagaaaGGAAGCGGCGAAAggtgaaaaagaagaagaagaaggcgctgaagacaaagaaaagaaagaaatcaactGGGGGAAGACGCTCTGAGCCAGAGGAGGGAGATGTAGAGccagagagggaaggagaggcagaaggagagagggaaggaggaatACAAGacttctcttccttctctgcCCAGTATCGGAGCACATTTGGGGAGAAGGGGCGGGATTCatgggaaggagagagggagagaggtaggagagaaggaggagacgAGGGCAATGATAGGGAACAGGAGGATGGCAGCAGAAGCAGGGAGAGGCGTCCCAAAACCTCACGTCCTCATTCCAGACATCATACCCCCAATAAGCGCTATCCTAACCTCAACAAACTCCCTGCATCAGTCAAATTTTGGGTGAATGGAAAAGGTGATGATTCTAATACTCCTCCAACATCCCTCCACCCACTCCTTCCATCCTCCAAGCGGAGAAGAAGTGGAGGGATTGACAGAGAAGACAGTGGTAGACTCGGAGAGCGGCGTCCTTTGTTAATGCATtatgaaaaagagaaagcacaGACAAGAGAAGGGCTGTCCTTCCATGAGTGGGACTCTGAGGATgacgaggatgatgatgatgatgaggaagaggaagagagggagagagtgagggagcggggggaggagagaggaaggagagcagGTAGGGGGGCAGTGTCTGAGTCAGAGAGGGACAGGGCCAGGGCAGAGGACAGTTATTCAGATGAGGGCTCGTCAGGGGAGTTCGGACGTTTTGAAAGATACTGGGAAGGAGGTGCAGGGGGGAGCAGCACTGGAATAGGGGGCATAGGTGGAGGAGGCTGGTTTTTTGGCACCTACCCCTCCAGAGAGAAAGGGGGCAGTATCAACAGTCGGGATGATTCCTTACTAGGAACTCGGGCAGAGGGATGGATTGGTGCTGATTTCTGGGGTTCAGGGCCAGGAGTAGGTTGGGGATCAGGGGGAGGGAGTGGAGGGCTTGGCTCGCAGTGGCCGCCACCCCCCGCAGCCTTCCCTCCTCCTAGAAGATACTGGTCTATGGACAAGATCCCTgtgaagggagagaaaaagtggaAGAGTGGAGGAGGGAAGAGCAAGGGGCGAGCTAGGGACAGAGGGGAAGAAGCAGGAAGGGCCACCATTTGTTCCTGTAGCCTTTACCCTCAACCCCATCCTTACCCACATCCCCACAGCCGCTCGCACACCTCCCACTCCAAGAGAGGAGCCACAGCACTTTCCCATAGCCAGGAAGAGCTTCTCCCCCACTGCCACAGCTTCAGCGGGGTTTCTCGCCCCAAGCCTCTGCCCCCCAAACCAGATCCCAATCAGGCCAAATCAGGCAGCCAATCTAACCTCAGCCTCAGCACACAACCCACAGACCATCCACCACAGCCCTCACCGTCGCCAACCCAGCAGCCGTCCATGTCTCCCACCTCCCTCCCGATGCCCATCCCGCCTCCGCCCTCCTCATCCTCCGTCTCACCACCAGCAGGGGTAGGGATGGCAGGCCAGAGCCAGGCTCAGGCTTCGGCCAGTGCCAAACTCCAGTATCAGAGACTGCGCTCGGTGCCACAGCCACGGAGGTTCTACTCCCCCCACCTGCCACTCAAAGCCAAGAGCCTGTGCTCACGCCGAGGGTCGGCCCACTTCTCCAGCCTGGAGAGCGAGGTATGA